Proteins from a single region of Amycolatopsis sp. CA-230715:
- a CDS encoding TetR/AcrR family transcriptional regulator, producing MARGYHHGDLRATLVETSLTLIAEQGIGAFSVAEIARRAGVSQAAPYRHFADRDALLAAVAMAVADQLADRIRAAAAARDDPVGKLAAAFGAYTRYMIERRAGLHVIYADGLLGPKYAELHGHTRALMDELLTLSFAAAPDAQSGLALMEQLLAQAHGYATFYLDGVLETHGYSKDLVVEKSEEAARVVIRGRNSE from the coding sequence ATGGCACGCGGTTATCACCACGGCGACCTGCGCGCGACGCTCGTGGAGACGTCGCTCACCCTGATCGCCGAACAGGGCATCGGTGCGTTTTCGGTCGCCGAGATCGCCAGGCGAGCGGGGGTGAGCCAGGCGGCGCCGTACCGCCACTTCGCCGACCGGGACGCGCTGCTGGCGGCCGTCGCGATGGCGGTCGCGGATCAGCTCGCGGACCGGATCCGCGCGGCGGCCGCGGCGCGGGACGACCCGGTCGGCAAGCTCGCCGCCGCCTTCGGCGCCTACACCCGGTACATGATCGAACGCCGCGCCGGGCTGCACGTGATCTACGCCGATGGCCTGCTCGGCCCGAAGTACGCCGAACTGCACGGGCACACGCGAGCGCTGATGGACGAGCTGCTCACGCTCTCGTTCGCCGCGGCACCGGACGCGCAGTCGGGCCTGGCGCTGATGGAGCAGCTTCTCGCGCAGGCCCACGGCTACGCCACGTTCTACCTCGACGGCGTCCTCGAAACGCACGGGTACAGCAAGGATCTCGTCGTCGAGAAGTCCGAGGAAGCGGCCAGGGTGGTGATCCGGGGCAGAAATTCGGAGTAG
- a CDS encoding phenylacetate--CoA ligase family protein: MHRSDRLADLVAYARTRSPWYRRRYRDLPERVDDPALLPVTSKKILMPEFDDWVTDPAVTWERAQRFVADPELAGQRFVGHYTLVTTSGTTGAPGIFVVDERALRVNVALAGKMRASWLGVAGAAKVLRGGPRIGMVVATGGHFLVAAGSERLFASPLTRDRVRAFSVHAPIAELVEDLNRFRPSILIGYASVLSLLADAQEAGQLGISPVLVEPAGEGLTPAETTRMAAAFGAKVRSTYGATECPFLTRGCAEGWFHVNASWAILEPVDEEYRPVPAGEPSHTALISNLANRVQPILRYDLGDSVVQRPDPCPCGDEAPAFRVEGRSASLLAFAAPGGETVRVSPLALNTAVDHVPGVGLFQVVQTARAELWIRLAVVSGFDGDAVWHDVRKSVEELLAGQGLDAVSVSRDDEPPRQSAGGKYLSVIPLEVGGVPS, encoded by the coding sequence ATGCACCGGTCCGATCGGCTCGCCGATCTGGTCGCCTACGCGCGGACGCGGTCACCCTGGTACCGGCGGCGGTACCGCGACCTGCCCGAGCGCGTCGACGATCCGGCGCTGCTCCCGGTGACCAGCAAGAAGATCCTCATGCCCGAGTTCGACGACTGGGTCACCGATCCGGCCGTGACCTGGGAGCGCGCGCAGCGGTTCGTCGCGGACCCCGAGCTGGCCGGGCAGCGCTTCGTCGGGCACTACACGCTCGTCACCACCTCCGGGACCACCGGCGCGCCCGGCATCTTCGTCGTGGACGAGCGGGCGCTGCGCGTGAACGTCGCGCTGGCGGGGAAGATGCGGGCGTCCTGGCTCGGTGTTGCGGGCGCCGCGAAGGTGCTGCGAGGCGGGCCCCGGATCGGGATGGTCGTCGCCACCGGTGGGCACTTCCTGGTGGCGGCGGGTTCGGAGCGGCTCTTCGCCAGCCCGCTGACGCGCGACCGCGTCCGCGCGTTCTCCGTGCACGCCCCGATCGCGGAACTCGTCGAGGACCTCAACCGCTTCCGGCCGTCGATCCTGATCGGCTACGCGAGCGTGCTGTCCCTGCTGGCCGACGCGCAGGAAGCGGGACAACTGGGGATCTCCCCAGTACTGGTGGAACCGGCGGGCGAAGGGCTCACCCCGGCCGAGACCACGCGCATGGCCGCGGCGTTCGGGGCGAAGGTCCGCAGCACTTACGGCGCCACCGAATGCCCATTCCTGACTAGGGGATGCGCCGAAGGTTGGTTCCACGTCAACGCTTCGTGGGCGATCCTCGAACCGGTCGACGAGGAGTACCGGCCCGTCCCGGCGGGCGAGCCCTCGCACACGGCGCTGATCAGCAACCTCGCCAACCGGGTGCAGCCGATCCTGCGCTACGACCTCGGCGACAGCGTGGTGCAGCGGCCCGATCCGTGTCCGTGCGGTGACGAAGCGCCCGCGTTCCGCGTCGAGGGCCGGTCCGCGAGCCTGCTGGCTTTTGCCGCGCCCGGCGGCGAAACCGTGCGCGTTTCCCCGCTGGCACTGAACACCGCCGTCGACCACGTGCCGGGCGTCGGGTTGTTCCAGGTGGTCCAGACCGCGCGGGCGGAGCTGTGGATCCGGCTCGCCGTCGTGTCCGGTTTCGACGGTGACGCGGTGTGGCACGACGTTCGCAAGAGCGTCGAAGAACTCCTTGCCGGGCAAGGACTCGACGCGGTCTCCGTGTCTCGCGACGACGAGCCGCCGCGGCAGAGCGCCGGGGGCAAGTACCTTTCGGTGATCCCGTTGGAGGTGGGCGGTGTCCCTTCGTGA
- a CDS encoding TetR/AcrR family transcriptional regulator, translating to MSLRERKKIQTKETIRRHALRLFTERGYAETTVEQVAEAAEVSPSTVFRYFATKERLIVSDGADPAVADAFRAQPPELSPVQAVRAAFRAAFAGLSEVELAERRDTRLLVLTVPELWAASLDNIKANQAMLASLVAERTGRAEDDPAVLSFVGAVFGIMLQVWLSWSERPELPDLSTLDEALGYLERGLPL from the coding sequence GTGTCCCTTCGTGAGCGCAAGAAGATCCAGACCAAGGAGACGATCCGGCGGCACGCGCTGCGCCTGTTCACCGAGCGCGGCTACGCCGAGACGACCGTCGAGCAGGTCGCCGAGGCGGCGGAGGTGTCGCCGAGCACGGTGTTCCGGTACTTCGCGACGAAGGAACGCCTGATCGTTTCCGATGGCGCCGACCCGGCGGTGGCCGACGCCTTCCGCGCGCAGCCGCCGGAACTGAGCCCGGTCCAAGCCGTTCGCGCGGCGTTCCGCGCCGCGTTCGCCGGACTGTCCGAAGTGGAGCTGGCCGAGCGGCGGGACACCAGGCTGCTCGTGCTCACCGTGCCGGAGCTGTGGGCCGCGAGCCTGGACAACATCAAGGCCAACCAGGCGATGCTGGCTTCCTTGGTGGCCGAACGCACCGGGCGAGCCGAGGACGATCCCGCCGTCCTCAGCTTCGTCGGCGCCGTGTTCGGCATCATGCTGCAGGTGTGGCTCAGCTGGTCGGAACGGCCGGAACTACCCGATCTGTCCACACTGGACGAAGCGCTGGGCTACCTCGAACGCGGGCTGCCGCTGTGA
- a CDS encoding GNAT family N-acetyltransferase, producing MSTVDNNTGEHRYEISVDGELAGFTAYRDHGEQRVFHHTEIGDAFGGRGLSTELVAQALADTRDAGKRIVGVCPFVAAFLRKHPEFAEHSDPATPEVLAWLKEQLGDHSGSPRSR from the coding sequence ATGTCCACTGTGGACAACAACACCGGTGAACACCGCTACGAGATCTCCGTGGACGGCGAACTGGCCGGGTTCACCGCGTACCGCGACCACGGCGAGCAGCGGGTGTTCCACCACACCGAGATCGGCGACGCGTTCGGCGGCCGCGGGCTGAGCACGGAACTGGTCGCGCAGGCACTCGCGGACACCCGCGACGCGGGGAAGCGGATCGTCGGCGTGTGCCCGTTCGTCGCCGCCTTCCTGCGGAAACACCCGGAGTTCGCCGAGCACAGCGATCCCGCGACGCCCGAAGTGCTGGCGTGGCTGAAGGAGCAGCTCGGAGATCACAGCGGCAGCCCGCGTTCGAGGTAG
- a CDS encoding pirin family protein, giving the protein MSNTETAPDELVCGERPGHAVSVLEPREVPLGGPRAMTVRRTLPQRARSLIGAWCFADHYGPADVAKTGGMDVAPHPHTGLQTASWLFSGEIEHRDSLGTHAMVRPGELNLMTGGHGICHSEVSTPGTTILHGVQLWIALPDEHRHAPRAFRHYAPPVRDLGDASARVFLGSLAGETSPVETFTPLLGAELALDPGARLSLAVDPSFEHGVLVDLGAVSLDGIDLATAELGYAGPGRDALELVNRGDEPARVLLLGGPPFGEEIVMWWNFVGRDHEEIAAFREAWQAGSDQFGRVEGFEGTPQRLPAPALPNTRLVPRRNPK; this is encoded by the coding sequence TTGAGCAACACCGAAACGGCTCCCGACGAGCTGGTCTGCGGTGAGCGGCCGGGACACGCGGTCTCGGTGCTCGAACCGCGCGAGGTGCCGCTCGGCGGCCCGCGCGCGATGACCGTGCGGCGCACTCTTCCGCAACGGGCGCGCTCGCTCATCGGCGCTTGGTGCTTCGCCGACCACTACGGCCCCGCCGACGTGGCGAAAACGGGCGGGATGGACGTCGCGCCCCACCCCCACACCGGCCTGCAGACCGCGAGCTGGCTGTTCAGCGGCGAAATCGAGCACCGCGACAGCCTCGGCACGCACGCGATGGTGCGGCCGGGCGAGCTGAACCTGATGACCGGCGGGCACGGCATCTGCCATTCGGAGGTGTCGACGCCGGGCACCACGATCCTGCACGGCGTCCAGCTCTGGATCGCGCTGCCGGACGAGCACCGGCACGCACCGCGCGCGTTCCGGCACTACGCACCGCCGGTACGCGACCTCGGCGACGCGTCGGCGCGCGTGTTCCTCGGCTCCCTAGCGGGGGAAACCTCGCCCGTCGAGACCTTCACACCGCTGCTCGGCGCCGAGCTGGCCCTGGACCCCGGCGCCCGGCTTTCGCTCGCCGTCGACCCGTCGTTCGAGCACGGCGTGCTGGTCGACCTCGGCGCGGTTTCCCTGGACGGCATCGATCTCGCCACCGCGGAACTCGGCTACGCGGGCCCTGGCCGCGACGCGCTCGAACTGGTGAACCGCGGCGACGAGCCCGCCCGGGTGCTGCTTCTCGGCGGCCCGCCGTTCGGCGAGGAGATCGTGATGTGGTGGAACTTCGTAGGCCGCGACCACGAGGAAATCGCCGCGTTCCGCGAAGCGTGGCAGGCCGGGTCCGACCAGTTCGGCCGGGTCGAAGGCTTCGAGGGCACCCCGCAGCGCCTTCCCGCGCCCGCGCTGCCGAACACCCGGCTCGTGCCGCGGCGCAACCCGAAGTGA
- a CDS encoding GH92 family glycosyl hydrolase, translated as MGVRKKSGLAAVFASVILTGVLPVSAAQGEAPLVADPASYVDPFIGTGTGGSSVGEINNFPGAAVPFGMMQFSPDTKGAYAGYQYHSDQIRGFSLDHASVGCNAFGDVPILPVTGDLGAAPWDRTEHFSHDGERAEPGYYAVTLADSKVRAELTATTRTGLATFTFPAEGARQVLVKGGASLAGNSRADLAVTGDREVTGSATTGNFCGKPNKYTVHYAITFDQPFTAHGTWDGKKVTPGSSTVDAPKAGAYLTFGGDVVRAKVSMSYVDVSGAKANMVAEVPGWDANAVRSDTRARWSGALGRIRVAGRDTAQLKTFYTALYHSLQHPNTFNDADGRYLGFDDRIRTLPPGRTQYANFSDWDTYRSLAPLHAMLFPREASDMAQSLTNDAVQGGWWPRWPMANDYTGQMTGDNSVPLIANLYAFGARDFDLPTALKYLVKGATTVDHTPGAYQERRGVENYVARGYAPNNNDARGDHARVGASITLEWAIDDFAIAQLAKAAGDRGTAREFARRGQNWQHILNTSTGYLQPRGENGRFPDGPAYQPAPPGKFGQDGFDEGNAAQYTWLVPQNPAGLITAMGGRAAATERLDEFFTKLNVGPNEPYMWAGNEPDFGVPWLYNHLGQPWKTQSVVRKIATTLFNATPDGEPGNDDLGAQSSWYVWAALGIYPSTPGTADLTVHSPLFERAVLDLPGRDLDIRAPRASAETPYVHGLALNGRDWERTFLPSDVVRTGGRLDFSLAATPDTRWAADAPPPSYREGERPFLASATPNQVTVEPGGSGQFTVDGQRLGGADPALFVTTAPPPGLGVRGLPVVPLDGCTGAGSAKFEVTAAPTAAPGYHEIPVTVRGSGDPVRASVIVLVAPKGSFPAAYGNAGVSDDTDAGQGDFDGDGNSYSRQALAAAGLKAGATLPVSGTSVTWAAVPSGRKDNVVANGQAVTVAAGKRLLFVGAATHGDHRGEATVTFTDGSTARADLSFGDWVLPGGDGSPVFGNTVVARTDHRNQFGGPGGPAYVYATAPFEVPEGKQVAKVTLPVNKDLHVFAIGTA; from the coding sequence ATGGGGGTTCGCAAGAAGTCCGGCCTCGCGGCCGTGTTCGCGTCGGTGATACTAACCGGGGTGCTCCCCGTTTCGGCGGCGCAGGGAGAGGCGCCACTGGTGGCGGACCCCGCTTCGTACGTGGATCCGTTCATCGGGACCGGCACCGGCGGCAGCTCGGTCGGCGAGATCAACAACTTCCCCGGCGCCGCGGTGCCGTTCGGGATGATGCAGTTCTCGCCGGACACCAAGGGCGCCTACGCGGGCTACCAGTACCACAGCGACCAGATCCGCGGGTTCAGCCTCGACCACGCCTCGGTCGGCTGCAACGCATTCGGGGACGTCCCCATCTTGCCGGTCACCGGTGACCTCGGGGCCGCGCCGTGGGATCGGACGGAGCACTTCTCCCACGACGGCGAGCGGGCGGAACCCGGCTACTACGCGGTGACGCTCGCCGATTCGAAGGTGCGCGCGGAGCTGACCGCGACCACCCGCACCGGGCTCGCCACCTTCACCTTCCCCGCCGAGGGCGCGCGGCAGGTGCTGGTCAAGGGTGGCGCGAGCCTCGCGGGCAATTCGCGGGCGGATCTCGCGGTCACCGGTGACCGGGAAGTCACCGGCTCCGCGACCACCGGCAACTTCTGCGGCAAGCCCAACAAGTACACGGTCCACTACGCCATCACCTTCGACCAGCCGTTCACCGCGCACGGGACCTGGGACGGCAAGAAGGTCACCCCTGGATCCTCCACTGTGGACGCTCCGAAGGCGGGCGCGTACCTGACCTTCGGCGGAGACGTGGTGCGCGCCAAGGTCTCGATGTCCTATGTGGACGTATCGGGGGCGAAGGCGAACATGGTGGCGGAGGTACCCGGCTGGGACGCGAACGCGGTGCGCTCGGACACGCGGGCACGCTGGTCCGGCGCGCTGGGCAGGATCAGGGTCGCCGGGCGGGACACCGCGCAGCTCAAGACGTTCTACACCGCGCTCTACCACTCGTTGCAGCATCCCAACACGTTCAACGACGCCGACGGCCGGTACCTCGGCTTCGACGACAGGATCCGCACCCTGCCGCCCGGCCGCACCCAGTACGCGAACTTCTCCGACTGGGACACCTACCGCTCGCTCGCCCCGTTGCACGCCATGCTGTTCCCGCGCGAGGCAAGCGACATGGCGCAGTCGCTCACCAACGACGCCGTCCAGGGCGGCTGGTGGCCGAGGTGGCCGATGGCCAACGACTACACCGGGCAGATGACCGGCGACAACTCCGTGCCGCTCATCGCGAACCTGTACGCCTTCGGCGCGCGGGACTTCGATCTGCCGACCGCGTTGAAGTACCTGGTCAAGGGCGCGACCACGGTCGATCACACGCCCGGCGCCTACCAGGAGCGGCGCGGGGTCGAAAACTACGTCGCGCGCGGGTACGCGCCGAACAACAACGACGCACGGGGCGACCACGCCCGCGTCGGCGCGTCGATCACGCTGGAATGGGCGATCGACGACTTCGCCATCGCACAGCTCGCGAAGGCGGCGGGCGATCGCGGCACCGCGCGCGAGTTCGCCCGCCGCGGCCAGAACTGGCAGCACATCCTCAACACCTCGACCGGGTACCTGCAGCCGCGCGGGGAGAACGGCCGCTTCCCCGACGGGCCCGCCTACCAGCCCGCGCCGCCGGGCAAGTTCGGCCAGGACGGGTTCGACGAGGGCAACGCCGCGCAGTACACCTGGCTCGTGCCGCAGAACCCGGCCGGCCTGATCACCGCGATGGGCGGCAGGGCGGCGGCCACCGAGCGCCTCGACGAGTTCTTCACCAAGCTCAACGTCGGCCCGAACGAGCCGTACATGTGGGCGGGCAACGAGCCGGACTTCGGTGTGCCGTGGCTGTACAACCACCTCGGGCAGCCGTGGAAGACGCAGTCGGTCGTGCGGAAGATCGCGACGACGCTGTTCAACGCCACGCCGGACGGCGAACCGGGCAACGACGACCTCGGCGCCCAGTCCTCGTGGTACGTGTGGGCCGCGCTCGGGATCTACCCGTCGACACCGGGCACCGCCGACCTGACCGTGCACAGCCCGCTGTTCGAACGCGCCGTGCTGGACCTGCCCGGCCGCGATCTCGACATCCGCGCGCCGCGGGCCTCGGCGGAAACCCCGTACGTGCACGGACTCGCGCTGAACGGCCGCGACTGGGAGCGCACCTTCCTCCCGTCCGACGTCGTGCGCACGGGCGGGCGGCTCGACTTCTCCCTTGCCGCCACTCCTGACACGCGATGGGCGGCCGACGCGCCGCCGCCCTCCTACCGCGAAGGGGAGCGCCCGTTCCTCGCGTCGGCGACGCCGAACCAGGTCACCGTCGAGCCTGGCGGCTCCGGACAGTTCACTGTGGACGGTCAGCGGCTCGGCGGGGCGGATCCGGCGCTGTTCGTCACCACGGCTCCGCCGCCCGGCCTCGGCGTGCGCGGGCTGCCGGTGGTGCCGCTGGACGGGTGCACCGGTGCGGGGAGTGCGAAGTTCGAGGTCACCGCGGCGCCGACGGCCGCACCCGGGTACCACGAGATCCCGGTGACGGTGCGGGGCAGCGGCGATCCCGTGCGCGCTTCGGTGATCGTGCTGGTCGCGCCCAAGGGAAGCTTCCCCGCGGCGTACGGCAACGCGGGCGTTTCGGACGACACGGATGCGGGACAGGGCGATTTCGACGGCGACGGCAACAGCTACTCGCGCCAGGCGCTCGCCGCCGCCGGGCTGAAGGCGGGCGCCACGCTGCCCGTCTCGGGGACCTCGGTGACCTGGGCTGCCGTCCCGTCCGGCCGCAAGGACAACGTGGTCGCGAACGGGCAGGCCGTGACCGTCGCCGCGGGTAAGCGCCTGCTGTTCGTCGGCGCGGCGACCCACGGCGACCATCGCGGCGAGGCGACCGTCACGTTCACCGACGGGAGCACCGCGCGGGCCGATTTGTCCTTCGGTGACTGGGTTCTGCCCGGCGGAGACGGCTCGCCCGTGTTCGGCAACACCGTCGTCGCGCGAACGGACCACCGCAACCAGTTCGGCGGTCCCGGCGGCCCGGCGTACGTCTACGCGACCGCGCCGTTCGAAGTGCCCGAGGGGAAGCAGGTCGCGAAGGTGACGCTGCCGGTGAACAAGGACCTGCACGTCTTCGCCATCGGAACCGCCTGA
- a CDS encoding S1C family serine protease, producing the protein MTENLPPQDEPQQPQAQPAQAHPEQAHQPQAQPPVEPQQPQPQPSPTQTWWHQQGAAAPPYGAPEQQPYGVPAPVATQARPKRKVSTPIVVTAIIAGLIGGGVGIGGSALLASGDNPPVLSSQPPSASQVSSQAGSVAYAAEVATKFTVDIKIPTQQGTVTGTGIILTPDGYVLTNNHVVSSAAKGGKIQVTTADGKKLSATVKGTAPSYDLAVIKLDNASGLTPAVLGQSSSLKVGQPVAAVGSPEQLSNTVTAGIISALSRTVKAGGEDGGGGVVVYNGLQTDAPINPGNSGGPLVNMDGQVVAVNSAVEPGQSSNGGLQAYGLGFSIPIDKAKQIANELMQNGKATKPVLGVSGSVQAQSGSADGGTQLAGVQDGGPAAQAGIKQGDTILSIDKTPINSYADLMAEVLKHTPGQQVPVTVKHADGSQQDVTVTLGSATDTEQTTVPQQPQEQQGNPFGGIPGFGGR; encoded by the coding sequence ATGACCGAGAACTTGCCACCGCAGGACGAGCCGCAGCAGCCGCAGGCGCAGCCCGCGCAGGCGCACCCCGAGCAGGCGCACCAGCCGCAGGCTCAGCCGCCCGTCGAGCCCCAGCAACCGCAGCCGCAGCCGTCCCCTACGCAGACGTGGTGGCACCAGCAGGGCGCGGCCGCTCCGCCTTACGGCGCGCCCGAGCAGCAGCCCTACGGCGTGCCCGCTCCGGTCGCGACGCAGGCCAGGCCGAAGCGGAAGGTGTCGACGCCGATCGTGGTGACCGCCATCATCGCGGGCCTGATCGGCGGCGGCGTCGGGATCGGGGGCAGCGCGCTGCTCGCGAGCGGCGACAATCCGCCGGTGCTCTCCTCGCAGCCGCCATCGGCGAGCCAGGTCTCCTCACAGGCGGGCTCGGTGGCGTACGCGGCCGAGGTCGCGACGAAGTTCACGGTCGACATCAAGATCCCGACGCAGCAGGGCACGGTCACCGGCACCGGGATCATCCTGACCCCCGACGGGTACGTGCTGACCAACAACCACGTCGTCTCCAGCGCCGCGAAGGGCGGGAAGATCCAGGTCACCACGGCCGACGGGAAGAAGCTGAGCGCGACGGTCAAGGGCACCGCGCCGTCCTACGACCTCGCGGTCATCAAGCTCGACAACGCCAGCGGCCTCACCCCGGCCGTGCTCGGCCAGTCCAGCTCGCTGAAGGTGGGCCAGCCGGTCGCCGCGGTCGGCAGCCCGGAGCAGCTGTCCAACACGGTGACCGCCGGGATCATCAGCGCGCTGAGCCGGACGGTGAAGGCGGGCGGCGAGGACGGTGGCGGCGGCGTGGTCGTCTACAACGGACTCCAGACCGACGCCCCGATCAACCCCGGCAACTCGGGTGGCCCGCTGGTCAACATGGACGGCCAGGTCGTCGCGGTGAACTCCGCGGTCGAGCCGGGGCAGAGCTCCAACGGCGGGCTGCAGGCGTACGGACTCGGGTTCTCCATCCCGATCGACAAGGCGAAGCAGATCGCGAACGAGCTGATGCAGAACGGCAAGGCGACCAAGCCGGTGCTGGGCGTGAGCGGCAGCGTGCAGGCCCAGTCGGGTTCGGCCGACGGCGGCACCCAGCTCGCCGGGGTACAGGACGGCGGGCCCGCCGCACAGGCGGGGATCAAGCAGGGCGACACGATCCTCTCGATCGACAAGACGCCGATCAACTCCTACGCGGACCTGATGGCCGAGGTGCTCAAGCACACGCCGGGCCAGCAGGTGCCGGTGACGGTCAAGCACGCCGACGGCTCGCAGCAGGACGTCACGGTGACCCTCGGCAGCGCGACCGACACCGAGCAGACCACGGTGCCGCAGCAGCCGCAGGAGCAGCAGGGCAACCCGTTCGGCGGCATACCGGGGTTCGGGGGCCGCTGA